The Streptococcus viridans genome includes a window with the following:
- a CDS encoding GH92 family glycosyl hydrolase: protein MKTDITRIDTRLGTDNHSAYSNGNTLPYTGVPFGMNYFLPQTTHEQGAWFFNPNLPIFQGIRLTHQPSPWIGDFSWCLLTPLTDIPSQEDLYFRQSSYRIQEAIFQPHYLALTSERYQIHSEVTPSLYGAFLRFKGPSTLALALHCPNGLTEVKFGETDLHFHILDQNHTDQQDFPFYLHFKFDQAITRTHWLGQDLILEFDSPTLEARLGTSFINSELAKSHLPKASFEEIKEEVSHQWQELMDRFEILDTGGEDRTFFDHCLYRSLLFPQTCYEVTPEGKAVHRDFAHNRIQEGKYFTSLGFWDLFRTTFPLYSLVYPELYQEFLEGFLSHYRDTGFLPKWLAPDERGMMPGTLIDGVIADAIQKSLAPDLHTELFEAMLDTARKEDPDGHYGRRGAKEYQELGYLSTDYHESVSHTIDFSYSDFCIAQTAQLLGKEELAKEYAQSSLSYRTLFDPETGYIRAKDKKGHFRPDFSPISWGRDYAECSAIQATLGALHDIEGLKQLFGGEEGFTHYLTRLATQAPHYEVTGYGYEIHEMSEMAQAPFGQIAISNQPSFHIPYLFRYSQHPEYTSVLIQALRKEAFQPSFQAYPGDEDNGSLSSWYIWSVLGLYPTCPGKPVYDLGIPLFKHLRLYLPQEKKWLHIHSTAHTAQAHFLQDVSLDGKRIDRVRHQDLLKAEKLDFHLSWLPKI, encoded by the coding sequence ATGAAGACCGATATTACTCGCATTGATACCCGCTTAGGAACAGACAATCACTCAGCTTATTCCAACGGCAACACCCTCCCTTACACAGGAGTTCCTTTTGGGATGAATTATTTTCTCCCACAGACGACACATGAACAGGGTGCTTGGTTTTTCAACCCCAACCTTCCAATCTTTCAAGGCATCCGCTTGACCCATCAGCCTAGCCCTTGGATTGGGGATTTTTCTTGGTGTCTCCTTACCCCACTAACAGATATTCCGAGTCAAGAAGACCTCTATTTTAGACAGAGCAGTTACCGGATCCAAGAAGCTATCTTTCAGCCCCATTATTTAGCCCTCACCTCAGAGCGCTATCAAATCCACTCAGAGGTGACGCCAAGCCTTTATGGAGCCTTCCTTCGCTTTAAAGGGCCGTCTACACTAGCGCTTGCCTTGCACTGTCCCAATGGACTAACTGAGGTGAAATTCGGAGAAACGGATCTTCACTTCCACATCCTAGACCAAAATCATACAGACCAACAAGACTTTCCTTTCTATCTTCATTTCAAATTCGACCAAGCTATCACCCGAACTCACTGGCTGGGTCAAGATTTGATCCTAGAGTTTGACAGCCCCACGCTGGAAGCTCGATTAGGCACTTCCTTTATTAACTCTGAGTTGGCCAAATCTCACCTCCCTAAAGCTAGCTTTGAAGAGATAAAAGAAGAAGTCAGCCACCAGTGGCAAGAGCTAATGGACCGATTTGAAATTTTAGATACAGGTGGAGAGGATCGAACCTTTTTCGATCACTGTCTCTACCGTAGTCTGCTCTTTCCTCAGACTTGTTATGAAGTGACCCCTGAGGGGAAAGCAGTCCATCGCGACTTCGCTCACAACCGCATTCAAGAAGGAAAATACTTCACTAGTTTGGGCTTCTGGGACCTCTTCCGGACCACCTTCCCTCTCTATAGCCTAGTCTATCCCGAGCTCTATCAGGAATTTCTCGAAGGCTTCCTCAGCCATTACCGGGATACCGGTTTCCTCCCTAAATGGCTAGCGCCGGACGAAAGAGGCATGATGCCTGGAACCCTCATTGACGGGGTCATTGCAGATGCTATTCAGAAAAGCCTAGCCCCCGACCTCCACACGGAGCTTTTTGAAGCCATGTTGGATACAGCTAGGAAAGAGGATCCAGATGGTCATTATGGTCGACGAGGAGCTAAAGAATATCAGGAGTTAGGCTATCTATCCACCGACTATCACGAAAGCGTGAGTCACACCATTGACTTCTCCTATAGCGACTTTTGTATTGCCCAAACTGCCCAGCTACTTGGCAAGGAAGAGTTGGCCAAAGAATATGCCCAGTCTAGTCTTTCCTATCGAACCCTCTTTGATCCAGAAACAGGTTATATTCGGGCCAAAGATAAGAAAGGTCATTTTAGACCAGACTTCTCGCCCATCAGTTGGGGACGCGACTATGCAGAGTGCTCTGCCATTCAGGCAACCTTAGGCGCCCTTCACGACATCGAGGGCCTCAAGCAACTTTTTGGTGGAGAAGAAGGCTTCACCCACTATTTAACTCGACTAGCCACTCAAGCACCGCATTATGAGGTGACGGGCTATGGCTACGAAATTCATGAAATGAGTGAGATGGCCCAAGCTCCTTTTGGGCAAATTGCCATTTCAAACCAACCGAGCTTTCACATCCCCTATCTCTTTCGCTATAGCCAACACCCGGAATACACTAGCGTCCTGATCCAAGCCCTTCGCAAAGAAGCCTTCCAGCCAAGCTTCCAAGCCTATCCAGGAGATGAAGATAATGGCAGTCTATCTTCTTGGTATATCTGGTCGGTTTTGGGACTCTATCCGACTTGTCCAGGCAAGCCAGTCTATGACCTAGGAATCCCCCTCTTCAAACACCTGCGCCTCTATCTCCCTCAAGAGAAAAAATGGCTGCATATCCATAGCACAGCCCACACAGCCCAGGCACACTTTCTTCAAGATGTTTCCCTTGATGGAAAAAGAATCGACAGAGTGAGGCACCAAGACCTCTTAAAAGCAGAGAAGTTAGACTTCCACCTTTCTTGGCTCCCTAAAATCTAA
- a CDS encoding glycoside hydrolase family 125 protein, which produces MTYSKEIVREWLDQVAERAKDYPEWVDVFERCYTDTLDNTVEILEDGSTFVLTGDIPAMWLRDSTAQLRPYLHVAKRDPLLRQTIAGLVKRQVTLILKDPYANSFNIEENWKGHHETDHTDLNGWIWERKYEVDSLCYPLQLAYLLWRETGETSQFDETFVTATKEILHLWTVEQDHNNSPYRFVRDTDRKEDTLVNDGFGPDFAVTGMTWSAFRPSDDCCQYSYLIPSNMFAVVVLGYVQEIFATLNLADSESIIADAKRLQAEIQEGIENYAYTTNSKGEKIYAFEVDGLGNASIMDDPNVPSLLAAPYLGYCDVNDEVYQATRRTILSPENPYFYQGEYASGLGSSHTFYRYIWPIALSIQGLTATDKAEKKFLLDQLVACDGGTGVMHESFHVDDPTKYSREWFSWANMMFCELVLDYLDIR; this is translated from the coding sequence ATGACCTATTCAAAAGAAATCGTTAGAGAATGGTTGGATCAAGTAGCAGAACGTGCTAAGGATTACCCTGAATGGGTAGATGTCTTTGAGCGTTGCTATACAGACACTTTAGACAATACCGTTGAAATCTTAGAAGATGGCTCAACTTTTGTACTGACGGGAGATATCCCAGCTATGTGGTTGCGTGACTCAACGGCTCAATTGAGACCTTATCTTCATGTGGCTAAAAGAGATCCTCTCTTGCGTCAGACCATTGCAGGTCTGGTCAAACGTCAGGTGACATTGATCCTCAAGGATCCCTATGCTAATTCCTTCAATATTGAAGAGAACTGGAAGGGTCACCACGAAACAGATCATACAGACCTCAATGGCTGGATTTGGGAACGCAAGTATGAAGTGGATTCGCTTTGCTATCCCTTGCAATTAGCTTATCTCCTTTGGAGAGAAACTGGTGAGACTAGCCAATTTGATGAAACTTTTGTTACGGCGACCAAGGAGATCCTTCATCTCTGGACGGTGGAGCAAGACCACAATAACTCACCATACCGTTTCGTCCGTGATACCGATCGTAAGGAAGATACCTTGGTAAATGATGGTTTTGGCCCTGACTTTGCTGTGACAGGCATGACCTGGTCAGCCTTTCGTCCGAGTGATGATTGTTGTCAATATAGCTACTTGATTCCGTCCAATATGTTTGCAGTCGTTGTCTTAGGTTATGTCCAAGAAATCTTTGCTACATTGAATCTAGCTGATAGTGAAAGCATCATTGCTGACGCTAAACGTCTGCAGGCTGAGATTCAAGAAGGGATCGAAAATTACGCCTACACGACTAACAGCAAGGGCGAGAAGATCTATGCCTTTGAAGTAGACGGTTTAGGAAATGCTAGCATCATGGACGACCCTAACGTACCAAGTTTGTTAGCTGCTCCCTATCTTGGTTACTGTGATGTGAACGATGAGGTCTATCAAGCCACTCGTCGCACCATTCTCAGCCCTGAAAATCCCTACTTCTACCAAGGAGAATACGCTAGCGGTCTCGGAAGCTCTCATACTTTCTACCGCTATATCTGGCCGATTGCCCTGTCGATCCAAGGTTTAACAGCTACAGATAAAGCTGAGAAGAAATTCTTGCTTGATCAGTTGGTTGCTTGTGATGGTGGTACGGGTGTCATGCACGAAAGCTTCCACGTAGATGATCCGACTAAATACTCGCGCGAATGGTTCTCTTGGGCCAACATGATGTTCTGCGAATTAGTCTTGGATTACTTGGATATTCGTTAA
- a CDS encoding alpha-mannosidase, with product MENVVVHIISHSHWDREWYLPFESHRMQLVELFDNLFDLFENDPEFKSFHLDGQTIVLDDYLEIRPENRDKVQRYIDEGKLKIGPFYILQDDYLISSEANVRNTLIGQAECAKWGKSTQIGYFPDTFGNMGQAPQILQKSGIHVAAFGRGVKPIGFDNQVLEDEQFTSQFSEMYWQGADGSRVLGILFANWYSNGNEIPVDKDEALTFWKQKLADVRDYASTNQWLMMNGCDHQPVQRNLSEAIRVANELFPDVTFIHSSFDDYVQAVESALPEQLSTVTGELTSQETDGWYTLANTSSSRVYLKQAFQENSNLLEQVVEPLTIITGGHNHKDQLTYAWKTLLQNAPHDSICGCSIDEVHREMEVRFAKVNQVGNFVKTNLLNEWKEKLATQKAQSEHLFTVMNTGLHGKVDTVSTIVDVAVCPFKELHPTEGFKKMAALTLPDYHVEDLDGHLVEAEIEDLGASFGYTLPKDKFRQPYIARQVRVTVPVHLSPLSWTTFQLLEGKASHHDGIYQNGVLDTPFVTLSIDDGLTLYDKTTNEAYEDFIQFEDRGDIGNEYIYFQPKGTEPIYAELKSHEILENNARYAKILLKHDLTIPVSADEKLDAEQRGIIEFMNREAGRSEEVTTIPLETVMTVFVDDPQIRFKTRFTNTAKDHRIRLLVKTHNTRPSNDSESIYEVVTRPNKPAASWENPENPQHQQAFVSLYDDVKGVTVSNKGLHEYEILGDDTMAVTLLRASGELGDWGYFPTPEAQCLRAIEVEFAVECHQAQDRFSAFRRAKAFQVPFTALQVAKQEGSVAATGSLFNHPVLNLPQVCPTAFKVAENEEGYVLRYYNMSQENVRVSEKQQTILDLLERPYPVHSGLLAPQEIRTELIKKEEI from the coding sequence ATGGAAAATGTTGTTGTACATATCATCTCTCACAGCCACTGGGATCGTGAGTGGTATCTACCTTTTGAAAGCCACCGCATGCAATTGGTGGAACTGTTTGACAATCTGTTTGATCTTTTTGAAAATGATCCTGAATTCAAGAGCTTCCACTTGGATGGCCAAACGATCGTCCTTGATGACTATTTAGAAATTCGTCCTGAAAACCGTGACAAGGTGCAGCGTTATATCGACGAAGGCAAACTCAAGATTGGACCCTTCTATATCTTGCAGGATGATTACTTGATTTCCAGTGAAGCTAACGTCCGCAATACCTTGATTGGACAAGCGGAATGTGCCAAATGGGGCAAATCTACGCAGATCGGTTATTTCCCAGATACCTTTGGAAATATGGGACAAGCTCCTCAAATCCTTCAAAAGTCAGGCATTCACGTCGCAGCCTTTGGTCGCGGTGTCAAACCAATCGGATTTGATAACCAAGTCCTCGAAGATGAGCAATTTACCTCTCAATTTTCTGAGATGTACTGGCAAGGGGCAGATGGTAGTCGTGTGCTGGGCATTCTCTTTGCCAACTGGTACAGTAACGGGAATGAAATTCCAGTGGATAAAGACGAAGCCTTGACTTTCTGGAAACAAAAATTGGCGGATGTCCGTGACTATGCATCGACCAACCAATGGTTGATGATGAACGGCTGTGACCACCAACCCGTTCAACGAAACTTGAGTGAAGCCATTCGCGTCGCTAATGAACTCTTCCCTGACGTGACCTTTATTCACAGTTCCTTTGATGACTACGTGCAAGCAGTAGAAAGTGCCCTTCCTGAACAATTATCAACCGTCACAGGTGAGTTGACCAGTCAGGAAACGGATGGTTGGTATACTCTGGCGAATACCTCCTCTTCACGCGTTTACCTCAAACAAGCCTTTCAAGAGAACAGCAATTTGCTAGAGCAAGTGGTGGAACCTTTGACCATCATCACTGGTGGACATAACCACAAGGATCAATTGACCTATGCCTGGAAGACGCTCTTACAAAATGCACCGCATGATAGTATCTGTGGCTGCAGTATTGACGAAGTTCACCGTGAAATGGAAGTTCGTTTTGCCAAGGTCAATCAAGTTGGAAACTTCGTCAAAACCAACCTTTTGAACGAATGGAAAGAGAAACTTGCGACTCAGAAAGCCCAGAGTGAGCATCTCTTTACGGTTATGAACACTGGCTTGCATGGCAAGGTGGATACCGTCAGTACGATTGTCGATGTAGCTGTTTGTCCATTTAAGGAATTGCACCCGACAGAAGGCTTCAAGAAAATGGCCGCTCTGACCTTGCCAGACTATCATGTAGAGGATTTAGATGGGCATCTTGTAGAAGCTGAGATTGAAGACTTGGGGGCAAGCTTTGGCTATACCTTACCTAAGGATAAATTCCGCCAACCCTATATTGCGCGTCAAGTGCGCGTGACGGTTCCAGTTCACCTATCACCTCTTTCTTGGACCACCTTCCAGCTTCTGGAAGGAAAAGCTTCCCATCATGATGGGATTTACCAAAATGGGGTTCTCGATACACCATTCGTAACTCTCAGTATTGATGATGGCTTGACCCTTTACGATAAGACGACTAACGAAGCTTACGAAGACTTCATCCAATTCGAGGATCGTGGGGATATTGGAAATGAGTATATTTACTTCCAACCAAAAGGAACCGAGCCAATCTATGCGGAGCTGAAAAGCCATGAGATCTTGGAAAACAATGCTCGTTATGCCAAAATCTTGCTCAAGCATGACTTAACCATCCCAGTCAGTGCAGATGAAAAATTGGATGCGGAGCAAAGAGGCATTATTGAGTTTATGAACCGAGAGGCAGGTCGTTCAGAAGAGGTGACAACCATCCCTCTTGAAACAGTGATGACCGTCTTTGTGGATGACCCGCAGATTCGCTTCAAGACGCGCTTCACCAATACAGCTAAAGACCACCGTATCCGGCTCTTGGTCAAAACTCATAACACTCGACCAAGTAACGATTCTGAAAGCATCTATGAAGTTGTGACACGGCCAAATAAACCAGCAGCTTCTTGGGAAAATCCTGAAAATCCACAACACCAACAAGCCTTTGTCAGCTTGTATGATGATGTTAAAGGAGTGACAGTATCCAATAAAGGATTGCACGAGTATGAAATTCTTGGAGACGACACCATGGCTGTAACCCTTCTCCGTGCTTCAGGTGAACTCGGTGACTGGGGCTACTTCCCAACACCGGAAGCTCAGTGCTTGCGAGCTATCGAAGTTGAGTTTGCAGTAGAGTGCCACCAAGCTCAGGATCGTTTTTCAGCTTTCCGTCGTGCCAAAGCCTTCCAGGTGCCATTTACAGCTCTTCAAGTTGCAAAACAAGAGGGTAGCGTTGCAGCAACGGGAAGTCTTTTTAACCATCCGGTACTGAACTTGCCACAAGTATGCCCAACAGCCTTTAAAGTTGCTGAAAATGAAGAAGGTTACGTTCTTCGTTACTACAACATGAGCCAAGAAAACGTTCGGGTATCTGAAAAACAACAAACCATTCTTGACTTGCTGGAACGCCCATATCCAGTTCATTCAGGACTATTGGCACCACAAGAAATTCGTACAGAATTGATCAAAAAAGAAGAAATTTAA
- a CDS encoding ROK family protein, producing MTLATIDIGGTGIKFASLTPDGKILDKTSTPTPETLEELLAWLEQRLSERDYRGIAMSVPGAVNQETGVIEGISAIPYIHGFSWYEVLAHHKLPVHLENDANCVGLSELLAHPEIENAACVVIGTGIGGALIINGKLHRGRHGLGGEFGYMTTIEPAEKLNNWSQLASTGNMVRYVIEKSGQSDWDGRKIYHEAAAGNTLCQEAIERMNRNLAQGLLNIRYLIDPDVISLGGSISQNPDFIKGVQKAVDAFVERYEEYTIAPVIQACTYQADANLYGALVNWLQEENQW from the coding sequence ATGACCCTTGCAACCATTGATATTGGAGGAACTGGGATTAAGTTTGCCAGTCTAACTCCTGATGGAAAGATTTTAGATAAGACCAGCACCCCAACTCCAGAGACTCTGGAAGAGTTGCTAGCTTGGTTAGAGCAACGCTTGTCAGAACGTGACTATCGTGGGATTGCTATGAGTGTGCCAGGAGCCGTTAATCAAGAAACAGGAGTGATTGAAGGAATTAGTGCCATCCCTTACATTCATGGTTTTTCTTGGTATGAGGTCCTTGCTCATCATAAGCTTCCTGTCCATCTAGAAAATGATGCCAACTGTGTTGGACTGAGTGAACTGTTAGCTCATCCTGAAATTGAAAATGCAGCCTGTGTCGTGATTGGTACAGGAATCGGTGGCGCTCTGATTATCAATGGTAAGCTTCACCGCGGTCGTCATGGTTTGGGTGGAGAGTTTGGCTATATGACAACCATCGAACCAGCAGAAAAGCTCAATAACTGGTCACAACTTGCTTCTACAGGAAACATGGTTCGCTACGTCATTGAAAAGTCTGGTCAGTCTGATTGGGACGGACGAAAGATTTACCATGAGGCTGCAGCAGGAAACACCCTCTGCCAAGAAGCCATTGAGCGTATGAATCGTAATCTTGCTCAAGGATTGCTCAATATCCGGTACCTGATTGATCCAGATGTGATTAGCCTAGGTGGTTCTATCAGTCAGAACCCAGATTTTATCAAAGGGGTGCAAAAAGCGGTAGACGCCTTTGTGGAAAGATATGAAGAATATACCATCGCTCCAGTTATTCAAGCCTGCACCTACCAGGCAGATGCCAATCTCTACGGTGCCCTTGTCAACTGGTTACAGGAGGAAAACCAATGGTAA
- a CDS encoding beta-N-acetylhexosaminidase, with the protein MVSFTGLSPKQAQSIEALNNHISLPDVEVAVAQSDKASISIEGENGQYQLTYRKPHQLYRALSVLATALAEGDKVEIEEQAAYEDLAYMADCSRNAVLNVTSAKQMIKVLALMGYSSFELYMEDTYQIEGHPYFGYFRGAYAAEELQEIEAYAQQFDMTFVPCIQTLAHLSAFVKWGVKEVQELRDVEDILLIGEEKVYDLIDGMFATLSKLQTRKVNIGMDEAHLVGLGRYLILNGVVDRSLLMCQHLERVLDIADKYGFHCQMWSDMFFKLMSADGQYDREVEIPEETRVYLDRLKDRVTLVYWDYYQDSEEKYNRNFRNHHKISQDIAFAGGAWKWIGFTPHNHFSRLIAVEANKACRANQIKEVIVTGWGDNGGETAQFSILPSLQIWAELSYRNDLERLSAHFKINTGLSVEDFMQLDLANLLPDLPGNLSGINPNRYVFYQDVLCPILDKHMTPEQDKPHFAKAAEILSDIKERAGIYTYLFETQAQLNAILSGKVDVGRRIRQAYQADDKESLQQIAREELPKLRSKIETFHKLFSQQWLKENKVFGLDTVDIRMGGLLQRIKRAENRIENYLAGDISRIDELEVDILPFNDFYADKDFAATTANQWHTIATASTIYTT; encoded by the coding sequence ATGGTAAGTTTTACAGGACTTAGTCCCAAACAAGCCCAATCTATCGAAGCATTAAACAATCACATTTCTCTACCAGATGTAGAAGTGGCGGTCGCTCAGTCTGACAAAGCTTCTATCTCTATCGAGGGTGAGAATGGGCAGTATCAACTGACCTACCGCAAACCTCATCAACTCTACCGTGCCTTGTCTGTACTGGCAACAGCTTTAGCAGAAGGGGACAAGGTAGAGATTGAAGAGCAGGCGGCCTATGAAGATTTAGCCTATATGGCAGACTGTTCACGCAATGCCGTGCTCAATGTCACATCTGCCAAGCAGATGATTAAAGTCTTGGCTCTCATGGGCTACTCAAGCTTTGAGCTCTACATGGAAGACACTTATCAAATCGAGGGGCACCCTTACTTTGGTTATTTCCGTGGAGCTTATGCTGCTGAAGAGTTACAGGAAATCGAAGCCTACGCCCAGCAGTTTGACATGACCTTTGTCCCATGTATCCAAACTTTGGCTCACTTATCAGCCTTTGTCAAATGGGGCGTCAAAGAAGTACAAGAACTCCGTGATGTAGAAGACATTCTCCTCATTGGCGAAGAAAAAGTCTATGACCTGATTGATGGCATGTTTGCGACGTTGTCTAAACTACAAACTCGCAAGGTCAATATCGGAATGGACGAAGCCCACTTGGTTGGTTTGGGACGTTACCTTATCCTAAACGGTGTGGTGGATCGTAGTCTTCTTATGTGCCAACACTTGGAGCGCGTGCTGGATATTGCGGACAAGTATGGTTTCCACTGCCAGATGTGGAGCGATATGTTCTTCAAGCTCATGTCAGCAGATGGCCAGTACGATCGTGAGGTAGAAATTCCAGAGGAAACGCGCGTTTATCTTGACCGTCTTAAGGACCGTGTCACCTTGGTTTACTGGGATTATTACCAAGATAGCGAGGAAAAATACAACCGAAACTTCCGTAATCACCACAAGATTAGTCAGGATATCGCCTTTGCAGGTGGTGCTTGGAAATGGATTGGTTTTACACCACACAACCATTTCAGTCGTCTCATTGCAGTAGAAGCCAATAAAGCCTGCCGTGCCAATCAGATCAAGGAAGTCATCGTGACGGGTTGGGGAGATAATGGTGGTGAAACAGCTCAGTTCTCTATTCTACCTAGTTTGCAGATCTGGGCCGAACTCAGCTATCGAAATGATTTAGAGCGTTTGTCTGCTCATTTCAAGATCAATACAGGTCTATCAGTTGAGGACTTTATGCAGCTGGATTTGGCCAACCTCTTACCAGATCTACCAGGAAATCTAAGTGGTATCAATCCTAACCGCTATGTTTTTTATCAGGATGTTCTCTGCCCAATTCTTGACAAGCACATGACACCTGAACAGGACAAACCACACTTTGCCAAAGCAGCTGAGATTTTGTCTGATATTAAAGAAAGAGCAGGCATCTATACTTATCTTTTCGAAACTCAGGCCCAGTTGAATGCTATTTTAAGTGGCAAGGTTGATGTGGGACGACGCATTCGTCAAGCCTATCAAGCAGATGATAAAGAAAGCTTGCAACAAATTGCCAGAGAAGAATTACCAAAATTAAGAAGTAAGATAGAAACCTTCCACAAGCTCTTTAGCCAGCAATGGTTGAAAGAAAACAAGGTCTTTGGTTTGGATACCGTGGATATCCGCATGGGTGGACTCTTACAACGGATTAAGCGAGCAGAAAATCGTATTGAAAACTACCTAGCAGGTGACATTTCTCGTATTGATGAACTAGAAGTAGACATCTTGCCATTTAATGATTTCTATGCAGATAAGGACTTCGCAGCAACGACTGCCAACCAATGGCATACCATTGCAACAGCTTCGACCATTTATACGACCTAA
- a CDS encoding ABC transporter permease, with product MKKFVKTLRENLIFFLMVLPGAAWLILFFYIPVLGNVVAFKDYHITGEGFIDSVMKSKWVGFDNFKFLFSSKDAYIITRNTVLYNLAFIFLGLIVSVGIAIIFSEMRSKRLVKVFQTSMLFPYFLSWVIISFFTDAFLNVDKGLINHILTSLGMKGINFYTEVAIWPALLLFLGIWKGFGYSSVMYYATIMGIDPTFYEAATVDGASKWQRIRHITIPQLSSLITVLTILAIGNIFRADFGLFYQIPHNSGALYSVTNVIDVYVYNGLAKSGDIAMAAAAGLYQSVVGLILVLLSNIVARRIDKNAALF from the coding sequence ATGAAAAAGTTTGTTAAGACCTTGAGAGAAAATCTCATTTTCTTCTTAATGGTTTTACCAGGTGCAGCGTGGTTGATTTTATTCTTCTACATACCTGTTTTGGGAAACGTTGTCGCATTTAAAGACTATCATATCACCGGAGAGGGATTTATTGATAGTGTAATGAAGAGTAAGTGGGTAGGATTTGATAACTTCAAATTCCTCTTTAGTTCTAAAGATGCTTATATCATTACAAGAAATACCGTCCTTTACAACCTAGCCTTTATTTTCTTGGGCTTGATTGTTTCTGTTGGGATTGCCATCATCTTTAGTGAGATGCGTTCCAAACGGTTGGTTAAAGTGTTTCAAACATCAATGTTGTTCCCCTATTTCTTGTCATGGGTTATCATCAGCTTCTTTACAGATGCCTTCTTAAACGTCGATAAAGGCTTGATTAACCACATCTTAACATCACTTGGGATGAAAGGAATCAACTTCTATACAGAGGTTGCCATTTGGCCAGCGCTTCTCCTCTTCTTAGGAATCTGGAAAGGCTTTGGTTATAGCAGTGTTATGTACTATGCAACCATCATGGGAATTGATCCAACCTTCTACGAAGCAGCAACAGTGGATGGAGCATCTAAGTGGCAGCGAATCCGCCACATTACCATTCCTCAGTTGTCTTCCTTGATTACGGTCTTGACTATCCTTGCCATCGGAAATATCTTCCGTGCTGACTTTGGATTGTTCTACCAAATCCCACATAACTCAGGTGCCCTTTATAGTGTGACAAACGTAATTGATGTCTATGTCTACAACGGACTTGCTAAATCAGGAGATATTGCGATGGCCGCAGCGGCTGGTCTTTACCAATCAGTTGTCGGATTGATTCTCGTTTTACTTTCTAATATTGTAGCACGTCGGATTGATAAGAATGCAGCACTCTTCTAG